A genomic stretch from bacterium includes:
- a CDS encoding beta-galactosidase has protein sequence MRELGKLLLFLLISSLVLGQEVDYGPKHISPTLEVITPHIKWLKPYANGPLNVLFITHRGAMREISELVERMDINYTVISIARPDTFYERDPANPSTLSPESITADGERKLEGNYDLIVLGNINWTCLPLSWRYLILKKVKEGTTLLGIVRGSDEYLSRALEKKIDADFPFLYPFKGLPYFEKYESKDSFLKATLDAYQFGEGKIFLLKGYDLPYRMQMLTPPPVGNRLEVSYIEYDYYLAYICHLLSIPKPPSLILKGKDYIETDRDKFTDMVFSLESKEKTKVSCKFELRGKYNGFSHSQTKEVSLSPGDNQISFKFEKLPAGEYFADIWVFKEGKILNFGSSFLKINSPTLIKSIDMKKSFGKEEIVSGKITIESDSPNWKGLRLFVFQKDAYGRITSVKDIDLSSFPSKSPLEVTFSLPQSKPLTVLQNLWAVLFKGREALDCKSRPFFISNLYPKDDIRFILWVGGFNTYLTPHFYTSLYKAGFDTQYTGFNEALLLANIYHLPYATRFIDRKTDWYPHPDVPNRTKDDHIRLPCLNDPAYLNEVRESLTKTAEHLKDFSTREFSMGDECHFVGGSYELCFCPYCVSGFAKFLEKEYGSVENLNKEYESDYKSFSDVKPVTLEEVRGNPKLAPLWVDYRRYMEDVWAGIYRFSKEVIEKVVPNARVGYEGSDMSINSYIAADFYKLMQSMNLNNTYDASFIPYAVSDFSQPGTLLGLGWYGGYNPCRSEIYNRYIAWRHLFRGANSFWVWHGEPGEEGGVVAPDLSFYDYFKANIEEIKELKRGIGKLLMNAKRIGDVAILYSASSVHLSTLTESFPPIEQVLNSLVALLEDLRCPFRIISYKQLEDGILRKEKFRFLILPYAQALSPKEVQEIKDFVKNGGIVISDLRPGIYDQHGKPYENYPLEEVFGVELSANPQAKKGRITLNLGANFPSSLPETFADASIKLTTGKQYGEVEGIPCLIAKTYGKGKAFLFNFSLSPYSSQGESSQLWLSFMKSLLNYAGYKERVSLSPDIPGIRTYWFQQGSNLYLGILQELPEPSINYALGKAKPVASLPVKFSLPQKYHIYDVRAGKYLGYANLISTKVEPGRAKLYALLPYKINKLSLNIPSKTVQGGELTYDLKIEGKSSALGLHIVHLSLISPEGKTVDYYEDNLLVKGGKIKGSIPLALNEEPGKWRIRVRDVATGISSEKSFVLEGIK, from the coding sequence ATGAGAGAATTAGGCAAATTGCTTCTATTTTTGTTGATTTCTTCTTTAGTCTTGGGACAGGAAGTGGATTATGGCCCAAAGCATATCTCCCCCACGCTTGAAGTCATAACTCCTCATATCAAATGGCTTAAGCCTTATGCGAATGGTCCCCTCAATGTTCTTTTCATAACCCACAGAGGGGCAATGAGGGAAATCTCCGAATTAGTGGAAAGAATGGACATTAATTACACGGTCATATCAATCGCTCGCCCCGATACATTCTACGAGAGAGACCCAGCCAATCCCTCCACCCTCTCTCCAGAGTCCATAACAGCCGATGGGGAAAGAAAGCTGGAGGGGAATTACGACCTCATCGTCTTAGGTAACATCAATTGGACGTGCCTTCCCCTTTCCTGGCGCTACCTCATATTGAAGAAGGTGAAGGAGGGAACAACACTCTTGGGAATCGTCAGGGGAAGCGATGAATACCTCTCAAGGGCTTTGGAGAAGAAAATAGATGCAGATTTTCCCTTCCTCTATCCCTTCAAGGGGCTTCCCTATTTTGAGAAATACGAGAGCAAAGATTCCTTTCTAAAAGCCACCCTTGATGCTTACCAGTTCGGAGAGGGGAAAATATTCCTACTTAAAGGATACGATTTGCCCTATAGAATGCAGATGCTCACCCCTCCACCAGTGGGAAATCGCTTGGAGGTCAGCTATATTGAATACGATTACTATCTCGCCTACATCTGCCATCTTCTCAGCATCCCCAAACCACCCTCCCTTATCCTAAAGGGCAAGGATTACATAGAGACGGATAGGGATAAATTCACAGATATGGTTTTCTCCCTTGAAAGCAAAGAAAAAACGAAGGTTTCCTGCAAATTTGAGCTGAGGGGCAAGTATAACGGCTTCAGCCATTCCCAAACGAAGGAAGTATCACTTTCGCCCGGAGATAACCAAATTAGCTTTAAATTTGAGAAACTGCCAGCGGGCGAATATTTCGCCGATATATGGGTCTTTAAAGAGGGGAAAATCCTGAACTTCGGCTCCTCATTTTTAAAAATCAATTCCCCTACCCTCATAAAAAGCATAGATATGAAAAAATCCTTCGGAAAGGAGGAAATCGTCTCGGGAAAAATCACCATTGAGAGCGATTCACCCAACTGGAAAGGGTTAAGGCTCTTCGTTTTTCAAAAAGATGCCTACGGGAGAATAACGAGCGTTAAGGATATAGACCTCTCCTCATTCCCCTCAAAATCACCTCTGGAAGTTACTTTCTCCCTTCCCCAAAGCAAGCCCTTAACGGTTCTTCAGAATCTCTGGGCGGTGCTTTTTAAGGGAAGGGAAGCTTTGGATTGCAAAAGCAGACCATTCTTCATCTCCAATCTCTATCCGAAAGACGATATCAGGTTCATCCTCTGGGTAGGAGGCTTCAACACCTATCTCACTCCACACTTCTACACTTCCCTCTATAAAGCGGGATTTGACACTCAATATACCGGCTTCAATGAAGCATTGCTCCTCGCCAATATCTATCATCTTCCCTATGCAACGAGATTCATAGATAGAAAGACCGATTGGTATCCCCATCCAGATGTTCCGAATAGAACGAAGGATGACCATATAAGGCTTCCCTGCCTCAACGACCCAGCCTATCTCAATGAGGTTAGAGAAAGTCTGACGAAGACAGCGGAGCATTTGAAGGACTTCTCCACGAGGGAGTTCTCGATGGGGGATGAATGTCATTTCGTTGGAGGAAGCTATGAGCTATGCTTCTGTCCATATTGCGTTTCCGGATTCGCCAAATTCTTGGAGAAGGAATATGGAAGCGTTGAAAACCTCAATAAGGAGTATGAATCGGATTATAAATCCTTTTCCGATGTGAAGCCCGTTACTTTGGAGGAAGTTAGAGGGAACCCAAAGCTCGCCCCCCTATGGGTGGATTATAGAAGATATATGGAGGATGTCTGGGCGGGAATTTATCGCTTCAGTAAGGAGGTGATAGAGAAGGTTGTTCCCAATGCAAGGGTTGGCTATGAGGGAAGCGATATGTCCATAAACAGCTATATAGCAGCCGATTTTTACAAGCTTATGCAATCAATGAACCTCAACAATACCTATGACGCTTCCTTTATCCCATATGCGGTTTCCGATTTCAGCCAGCCTGGAACCCTCTTGGGATTAGGATGGTATGGAGGATATAACCCCTGCAGAAGCGAGATTTACAATAGATACATCGCCTGGCGTCATCTGTTCAGAGGGGCGAATTCCTTCTGGGTCTGGCATGGAGAGCCGGGCGAGGAGGGCGGAGTTGTAGCGCCAGACCTTTCTTTTTATGATTACTTCAAGGCAAATATTGAAGAAATCAAGGAGCTGAAGAGGGGAATTGGGAAGCTCTTGATGAACGCCAAACGAATCGGCGATGTCGCCATCCTCTATTCCGCAAGCAGCGTTCATCTCTCAACATTAACGGAAAGCTTCCCTCCTATTGAGCAGGTCCTTAATAGCCTCGTTGCCCTACTTGAGGATTTGAGATGCCCATTCAGAATTATCTCCTATAAGCAACTTGAGGACGGAATCCTAAGAAAGGAAAAGTTCCGTTTCCTCATCCTCCCCTATGCGCAAGCCCTTTCCCCAAAAGAGGTCCAGGAGATAAAGGATTTCGTCAAAAATGGAGGAATAGTTATATCCGATTTGCGACCGGGAATCTACGACCAACACGGCAAGCCTTACGAAAATTATCCACTTGAGGAAGTTTTCGGGGTGGAGCTTTCAGCGAACCCTCAAGCGAAAAAGGGAAGGATTACCCTCAATCTGGGAGCGAATTTCCCCAGTTCTCTTCCCGAAACATTCGCCGACGCCTCCATCAAATTAACAACCGGCAAGCAATACGGGGAGGTTGAAGGAATTCCCTGCCTCATCGCAAAAACATACGGCAAGGGAAAAGCCTTCCTCTTCAACTTCTCCCTCTCCCCTTACTCTTCGCAGGGCGAATCATCGCAACTTTGGCTATCCTTCATGAAATCTTTATTGAATTATGCTGGTTATAAGGAGAGAGTCAGCCTCTCACCCGATATCCCAGGGATTAGGACATATTGGTTCCAACAGGGTTCAAATCTTTATCTCGGCATCCTTCAGGAACTGCCCGAGCCCTCAATAAATTACGCGCTCGGAAAAGCAAAGCCGGTCGCCTCGTTGCCCGTCAAATTTTCACTTCCCCAGAAATATCACATTTACGATGTAAGGGCAGGAAAATATCTCGGCTACGCAAATCTAATAAGCACAAAAGTCGAGCCGGGAAGGGCTAAACTTTATGCCCTCCTCCCCTATAAGATAAATAAACTCTCCCTAAATATCCCAAGCAAAACGGTTCAGGGAGGCGAGTTAACTTATGACCTCAAAATAGAGGGGAAATCTTCCGCCTTGGGACTTCATATCGTTCATCTCTCACTCATCAGCCCAGAAGGAAAAACCGTAGATTACTATGAGGATAATCTCCTTGTTAAGGGCGGAAAGATTAAGGGCTCAATTCCCCTTGCCCTAAATGAAGAGCCCGGCAAGTGGCGAATAAGGGTTAGAGATGTCGCCACGGGAATCTCAAGCGAGAAAAGCTTCGTATTGGAGGGGATAAAATGA